Proteins encoded by one window of Arabidopsis thaliana chromosome 2, partial sequence:
- a CDS encoding carboxyl-terminal peptidase (DUF239) (Protein of Unknown Function (DUF239); INVOLVED IN: biological_process unknown; LOCATED IN: endomembrane system; EXPRESSED IN: 22 plant structures; EXPRESSED DURING: 14 growth stages; CONTAINS InterPro DOMAIN/s: Protein of unknown function DUF239, plant (InterPro:IPR004314); BEST Arabidopsis thaliana protein match is: Protein of Unknown Function (DUF239) (TAIR:AT1G55360.1); Has 35333 Blast hits to 34131 proteins in 2444 species: Archae - 798; Bacteria - 22429; Metazoa - 974; Fungi - 991; Plants - 531; Viruses - 0; Other Eukaryotes - 9610 (source: NCBI BLink).) has translation MATRVSFFLALVMTVVILAPSVVSGENGFSDLKIRTHLKRLNKPALKSIKVNSTVILERKLHKSFILLLFSGNNFEFLKQSPDGDMIDCVPITDQPAFAHPLLINHTVQMWPSLNPESVFSESKVSSKTKNQQSNAIHQLWHVNGKCPKNTIPIRRTRRQDLYRASSVENYGMKNQKSIPKPKSSEPPNVLTQNGHQHAIMYVEDGVFYGAKAKINVWKPDVEMPNEFSLAQIWVLGGNFNSDLNSIEAGWQVSPQLYGDNRTRLFTYWTSDAYQGTGCYNLLCSGFVQINREIAMGGSISPLSNYGNSQYDITILIWKDPKEGHWWLQFGEKYIIGYWPASLFSYLSESASMIEWGGEVVNSQSEEGQHTTTQMGSGRFAEEGWGKASYFKNVQVVDGSNELRNPENLQVFTDQENCYNVKSGNGGSWGSYFYYGGPGRNPNCP, from the exons ATGGCGACAAGGGTTAGTTTCTTCTTAGCTCTGGTAATGACGGTGGTGATTCTTGCTCCTTCTGTCGTCTCTGGAGAAAATGGGTTTTCCGATCTTAAAATCCGTACTCACTTGAAACGACTCAACAAGCCAGCTCTCAAATCGATTAAGGTGAATTCCACAGTGATATTAGAGAGAAAACTCCATAaaagtttcattcttttgCTGTTTTCTGGGAataattttgagtttcttaAACAGAGCCCAGATGGAGATATGATTGACTGTGTTCCAATCACTGACCAACCAGCTTTTGCTCATCCTCTGCTCATTAATCACACTGTCCAG ATGTGGCCAAGTTTGAACCCAGAAAGTGTATTTAGTGAGAGTAAAGTTTCATCAAAAACCAAGAATCAGCAGTCTAATGCTATACATCAGCTTTGGCATGTGAATGGGAAATGTCCAAAGAACACAATTCCCATCAGAAGAACGAGAAGACAAGATCTTTACAGAGCGAGTTCCGTTGAGAATTACGGTATGAAGAATCAGAAGAGTATCCCTAAACCTAAATCTTCTGAGCCACCTAATGTCCTTACACAAAATGGTCATCAg CACGCGATAATGTATGTCGAAGATGGGGTTTTCTACGGGGCTAAAGCGAAGATAAATGTATGGAAGCCGGATGTTGAAATGCCTAATGAGTTTAGCTTAGCTCAGATTTGGGTTTTAGGTGGAAATTTCAACTCTGATCTTAATAGTATTGAAGCTGGCTGGCag GTCAGCCCACAATTGTATGGTGATAATAGGACCAGACTCTTCACTTATTGGACT AGTGATGCATACCAAGGCACAGGCTGCTATAATCTTCTATGCTCAGGATTTGTTCAAATCAATAGAGAAATCGCAATGGGTGGATCAATCTCTCCTTTATCAAACTATGGAAACTCTCAATATGACATCACCATACTCATCTGGAAG GATCCAAAAGAAGGACATTGGTGGTTACAGTTTGGAGAGAAATACATAATAGGATACTGGCCAGCTTCACTCTTCTCTTACTTATCAGAAAGTGCATCGATGATCGAATGGGGAGGCGAAGTGGTTAACTCGCAGTCCGAGGAAGGACAACACACAACCACTCAGATGGGAAGTGGGAGGTTTGCAGAGGAAGGTTGGGGAAAAGCGAGTTACTTCAAGAACGTTCAAGTAGTTGATGGATCGAATGAACTGAGAAACCCGGAGAATCTTCAAGTGTTTACTGATCAAGAGAACTGTTACAATGTGAAAAGTGGGAATGGAGGTTCTTGGGGAAGTTACTTCTACTATGGTGGTCCTGGTCGAAACCCTAATTGCCCTTAA
- a CDS encoding NEP-interacting protein (DUF239) (Protein of Unknown Function (DUF239); INVOLVED IN: response to oxidative stress; LOCATED IN: endomembrane system; EXPRESSED IN: stem, cotyledon, sepal, leaf, stamen; EXPRESSED DURING: LP.06 six leaves visible, 4 anthesis; CONTAINS InterPro DOMAIN/s: Protein of unknown function DUF239, plant (InterPro:IPR004314); BEST Arabidopsis thaliana protein match is: Protein of Unknown Function (DUF239) (TAIR:AT2G44220.1); Has 758 Blast hits to 707 proteins in 27 species: Archae - 0; Bacteria - 13; Metazoa - 0; Fungi - 10; Plants - 735; Viruses - 0; Other Eukaryotes - 0 (source: NCBI BLink).), translated as MMGVAGFAVALMVTSLLIATCADGKEFFHHREIKVQRFLKQLNKPALKSIKSEDGDIIDCVLITSQPAFDHPLLKNHTIQVKPSFIPEGEGDSTYTKKETKATQVWQKYGECPENTIPIRRTKKEEILRAKSLESFGKKNHQYIPEDTSSPNYHHEYAFMGVRNGKFYGTKASINVWKPDVATPSEFSLSQTWIVSGDGTSRNTIEAGWQVYPGMYGNNDPRLFVYWTSDGYQKTGCYNLVCGGFVQTTNQYTVGGSYVTASQYDGAQLVLNLLIWKDPKTGNWWLKINDNDVIGYWPGSLFNSLGDGAIKVEWGGEIFAPTSDRHTTTDMGSGHFAEEGIKKASYVKNIMIVDGTNALREPQGLYSYADNRNCYSVVPGNAGTSFGTHFFYGGPGQNVKCP; from the exons atGATGGGAGTGGCCGGTTTTGCGGTAGCTCTGATGGTAACTTCACTGTTAATCGCTACTTGCGCTGATGGAAAAGAGTTTTTTCATCACCGGGAAATTAAAGTACAAAGATTTTTGAAGCAGCTTAACAAGCCAGCTCTTAAATCCATTAAG AGTGAAGACGGAGATATAATTGATTGTGTTCTAATAACTAGCCAACCAGCTTTTGATCATCCTTTGCTTAAAAATCACACCATTCAG GTAAAACCAAGTTTTATCCCGGAAGGGGAAGGTGACTCTACGTACACCAAGAAGGAGACAAAAGCTACTCAAGTGTGGCAGAAATATGGAGAGTGCCCAGAAAACACTATCCCgataagaagaacaaaaaaagaagaaatcttaCGAGCAAAATCCCTTGAAAGTTTCGGGAAAAAGAATCATCAATACATTCCTGAAGATACATCTAGTCCAAATTATCACCATGAG TACGCGTTCATGGGTGTGAGAAACGGAAAGTTTTACGGGACAAAAGCCTCGATAAATGTCTGGAAACCAGATGTAGCAACTCCCAGCGAGTTCAGCTTGTCACAGACTTGGATCGTATCTGGAGATGGCACTAGTCGTAATACTATTGAAGCTGGTTGGCAG GTTTATCCAGGAATGTACGGTAATAATGATCCtagattatttgtttattggacc agcGATGGATACCAAAAGACAGGATGCTATAATCTCGTCTGCGGTGGTTTTGTTCAGACGACCAACCAATACACTGTAGGTGGATCCTACGTTACCGCGTCACAATACGACGGAGCTCAACTAGTTCTCAACCTACTTATATGGAAG GACCCAAAAACAGGAAACTGGTGGCTAAAGATTAATGACAACGATGTTATAGGGTACTGGCCTGGCTCGTTGTTCAATTCTCTAGGAGATGGAGCTATAAAAGTTGAATGGGGTGGCGAAATCTTCGCGCCAACCAGTGATAGACACACAACCACCGATATGGGAAGTGGACATTTTGCAGAGGAAGGGATTAAGAAAGCGAGCTatgtaaaaaatattatgatagTTGATGGGACAAATGCTCTGAGAGAACCACAAGGACTTTACTCCTATGCTGATAATCGTAATTGTTACAGCGTTGTACCAGGAAATGCTGGAACTTCCTTTGGTACTCATTTCTTCTATGGTGGTCCTGGTCAGAACGTTAAATGCCCGTGA
- a CDS encoding hypothetical protein (DUF946) (Plant protein of unknown function (DUF946); FUNCTIONS IN: molecular_function unknown; INVOLVED IN: N-terminal protein myristoylation; LOCATED IN: chloroplast; EXPRESSED IN: 21 plant structures; EXPRESSED DURING: 12 growth stages; CONTAINS InterPro DOMAIN/s: Protein of unknown function DUF946 (InterPro:IPR009291); BEST Arabidopsis thaliana protein match is: Plant protein of unknown function (DUF946) (TAIR:AT2G44260.1); Has 432 Blast hits to 414 proteins in 115 species: Archae - 0; Bacteria - 34; Metazoa - 43; Fungi - 133; Plants - 207; Viruses - 0; Other Eukaryotes - 15 (source: NCBI BLink).) encodes MGNNSSAQSSTPSLPIDSTFNLPSPLPSWPSGEGFAKGRIDLGGLEVSQVDTFNKVWTVYEGGQDNLGATFFEPSSVPEGFSILGFYAQPNNRKLFGWTLVGKDLSGDSLRPPVDYLLLWSGKSTKVENNKVETGYFWQPVPPDGYNAVGLIVTTSDEKPPLDKIRCVRSDLTDQSEPDALIWETNGFSVSSSKPVNRGTQASGVSVGTFFSNSPNPALPCLKNNNFDFSCMPSKPQIDALFQTYAPWIYFHKDEKYLPSSVNWFFSNGALLYKKGDESNPVPVEPNGLNLPQGEFNDGLYWLDLPVASDARKRVQCGDLQSMEVYLHIKPVFGGTFTDIAVWMFYPFNGPSRAKLKAASIPLGRIGEHIGDWEHFTLRISNFSGKLHRMYLSQHSGGSWADASEIEFQGGGNKPVAYASLNGHAMYSKPGLVLQGKDNVGIRNDTGKSEKVIDTAVRFRVVAAEYMRGELEEPAWLNYMRHWGPKIDYGHENEIRGVEKIMVGESLKTTFRSAIKGLPNEVFGEEGPTGPKLKRNWLGDEV; translated from the exons ATGGGTAACAATTCCTCTGCTCAAAGCTCAACACCTTCTTTGCCGATTGATTCTACCTTCAATCTTCCTTCTCCATTACCATCTTGGCCTTCAG GAGAAGGATTTGCGAAAGGGAGAATCGATTTGGGAGGTCTTGAAGTTAGCCAAGTAGATACATTTAACAAAGTATGGACTGTATACGAAGGAGGACAAGATAATCTCGGAGCCACTTTCTTTGAGCCGTCTTCAGTACCTGAAGGCTTTTCGATTCTCGGGTTCTACGCTCAACCTAATAACCGCAAGCTTTTCGGATGGACACTTGTGGGAAAAGACCTCTCAGGCGACTCTTTAAGACCGCCGGTGGATTATCTTCTCCTTTGGAGCGGCAAATCTACAAAGGTAGAGAACAACAAGGTTGAAACAGGATACTTTTGGCAGCCTGTACCACCTGATGGTTACAATGCAGTGGGTCTAATCGTGACAACCTCGGATGAGAAACCTCCTCTAGACAAGATCCGTTGTGTCCGTTCCGACCTGACCGATCAATCCGAGCCTGACGCTCTGATATGGGAAACTAATGGGTTTAGCGTTTCGAGTTCTAAACCTGTTAACAGAGGAACACAAGCCTCTGGAGTCAGCGTTGGCACGTTCTTCTCAAACTCTCCAAATCCGGCCTTACCTTGTctgaaaaacaacaacttcgatTTTTCTTGTATGCCAAGCAAGCCCCAGATCGACGCTCTGTTTCAAACTTACGCCCCTTGGATCTATTTCCACAAAGATGAGAAGTATCTCCCATCATCTGTCAACTGGTTCTTCAGCAACGGTGCCTTGCTTTACAAGAAAGGTGATGAATCAAACCCAGTTCCAGTTGAACCAAACGGTTTAAACCTTCCCCAAGGTGAATTCAACGACGGTCTGTATTGGTTAGACCTACCTGTTGCTTCTGACGCAAGAAAACGAGTCCAGTGTGGTGATTTGCAGAGCATGGAAGTGTATCTGCACATAAAACCTGTTTTCGGTGGAACATTCACAGACATAGCCGTGTGGATGTTTTATCCGTTCAACGGCCCGTCAAGAGCCAAGCTCAAAGCCGCTTCAATCCCGTTGGGGAGAATCGGCGAACACATTGGAGACTGGGAACATTTCACTCTTCGAATAAGTAACTTCAGCGGCAAGCTACATCGGATGTATCTGTCGCAACACAGCGGAGGAAGCTGGGCTGATGCTTCCGAGATCGAGTTTCAAGGCGGAGGAAACAAACCAGTGGCTTACGCTTCTTTGAATGGACACGCAATGTACTCAAAACCGGGACTTGTGTTGCAAGGCAAAGACAATGTGGGGATCAGGAACGATACTGGAAAGAGTGAAAAAGTGATTGATACGGCGGTTAGGTTCAGGGTTGTTGCAGCAGAGTATATGAGAGGAGAATTGGAGGAGCCGGCTTGGTTGAATTATATGAGACATTGGGGACCAAAGATTGATTATGGTCATGAAAATGAGATTAGAGGTGTGGAGAAGATTATGGTTGGGGAGAGTCTTAAGACTACGTTTAGGAGTGCGATTAAAGGATTGCCTAACGAAGTTTTTGGAGAGGAAGGACCTACTGGTCCGAAGTTGAAGCGGAATTGGTTAGGTGATGAAGTTTGA
- a CDS encoding carboxyl-terminal peptidase (DUF239) (Protein of Unknown Function (DUF239); INVOLVED IN: biological_process unknown; LOCATED IN: endomembrane system; EXPRESSED IN: 22 plant structures; EXPRESSED DURING: 14 growth stages; CONTAINS InterPro DOMAIN/s: Protein of unknown function DUF239, plant (InterPro:IPR004314); BEST Arabidopsis thaliana protein match is: Protein of Unknown Function (DUF239) (TAIR:AT1G55360.1); Has 745 Blast hits to 697 proteins in 28 species: Archae - 0; Bacteria - 14; Metazoa - 0; Fungi - 10; Plants - 721; Viruses - 0; Other Eukaryotes - 0 (source: NCBI BLink).), with product MATRVSFFLALVMTVVILAPSVVSGENGFSDLKIRTHLKRLNKPALKSIKSPDGDMIDCVPITDQPAFAHPLLINHTVQMWPSLNPESVFSESKVSSKTKNQQSNAIHQLWHVNGKCPKNTIPIRRTRRQDLYRASSVENYGMKNQKSIPKPKSSEPPNVLTQNGHQHAIMYVEDGVFYGAKAKINVWKPDVEMPNEFSLAQIWVLGGNFNSDLNSIEAGWQVSPQLYGDNRTRLFTYWTSDAYQGTGCYNLLCSGFVQINREIAMGGSISPLSNYGNSQYDITILIWKDPKEGHWWLQFGEKYIIGYWPASLFSYLSESASMIEWGGEVVNSQSEEGQHTTTQMGSGRFAEEGWGKASYFKNVQVVDGSNELRNPENLQVFTDQENCYNVKSGNGGSWGSYFYYGGPGRNPNCP from the exons ATGGCGACAAGGGTTAGTTTCTTCTTAGCTCTGGTAATGACGGTGGTGATTCTTGCTCCTTCTGTCGTCTCTGGAGAAAATGGGTTTTCCGATCTTAAAATCCGTACTCACTTGAAACGACTCAACAAGCCAGCTCTCAAATCGATTAAG AGCCCAGATGGAGATATGATTGACTGTGTTCCAATCACTGACCAACCAGCTTTTGCTCATCCTCTGCTCATTAATCACACTGTCCAG ATGTGGCCAAGTTTGAACCCAGAAAGTGTATTTAGTGAGAGTAAAGTTTCATCAAAAACCAAGAATCAGCAGTCTAATGCTATACATCAGCTTTGGCATGTGAATGGGAAATGTCCAAAGAACACAATTCCCATCAGAAGAACGAGAAGACAAGATCTTTACAGAGCGAGTTCCGTTGAGAATTACGGTATGAAGAATCAGAAGAGTATCCCTAAACCTAAATCTTCTGAGCCACCTAATGTCCTTACACAAAATGGTCATCAg CACGCGATAATGTATGTCGAAGATGGGGTTTTCTACGGGGCTAAAGCGAAGATAAATGTATGGAAGCCGGATGTTGAAATGCCTAATGAGTTTAGCTTAGCTCAGATTTGGGTTTTAGGTGGAAATTTCAACTCTGATCTTAATAGTATTGAAGCTGGCTGGCag GTCAGCCCACAATTGTATGGTGATAATAGGACCAGACTCTTCACTTATTGGACT AGTGATGCATACCAAGGCACAGGCTGCTATAATCTTCTATGCTCAGGATTTGTTCAAATCAATAGAGAAATCGCAATGGGTGGATCAATCTCTCCTTTATCAAACTATGGAAACTCTCAATATGACATCACCATACTCATCTGGAAG GATCCAAAAGAAGGACATTGGTGGTTACAGTTTGGAGAGAAATACATAATAGGATACTGGCCAGCTTCACTCTTCTCTTACTTATCAGAAAGTGCATCGATGATCGAATGGGGAGGCGAAGTGGTTAACTCGCAGTCCGAGGAAGGACAACACACAACCACTCAGATGGGAAGTGGGAGGTTTGCAGAGGAAGGTTGGGGAAAAGCGAGTTACTTCAAGAACGTTCAAGTAGTTGATGGATCGAATGAACTGAGAAACCCGGAGAATCTTCAAGTGTTTACTGATCAAGAGAACTGTTACAATGTGAAAAGTGGGAATGGAGGTTCTTGGGGAAGTTACTTCTACTATGGTGGTCCTGGTCGAAACCCTAATTGCCCTTAA
- a CDS encoding NEP-interacting protein (DUF239) (Protein of Unknown Function (DUF239); INVOLVED IN: biological_process unknown; LOCATED IN: endomembrane system; CONTAINS InterPro DOMAIN/s: Protein of unknown function DUF239, plant (InterPro:IPR004314); BEST Arabidopsis thaliana protein match is: Protein of Unknown Function (DUF239) (TAIR:AT2G44240.1); Has 30201 Blast hits to 17322 proteins in 780 species: Archae - 12; Bacteria - 1396; Metazoa - 17338; Fungi - 3422; Plants - 5037; Viruses - 0; Other Eukaryotes - 2996 (source: NCBI BLink).), which yields MMRMTGFIVAMMIAAAIFTTCVDGNKFFYHREIKVLRHLKRFNKPALKSIKSEDGDVIDCVPITNQPAFDHHLLKNHTIQMRPSFYPVSDSTYTKREAKAVTQVWHKAGECPKNTVPIRRTKKEDLLRPKSIRSFGRKSHQSIPRTTTFDPTLGHQYALMGVRNGKFYGTEVAINLWKPYVQIPKEFSLAQTWVVSGNGSSLNTIEAGWQVYPELYDDNNPRFFVYWTRDGYRKTGCYNLLCSGFVQTSNRYTVGGSITTMSRYRGTQYDLSVLIWKDQKTGNWWLRVNEKDVIGYWPGSLFNSLGREATRVEWGGEIINSKTGGRHTTTDMGSGHFADEGFKKASYFRNLKIVDGTNTLREPQGLYFFADKHNCYNVKTGNGGTSWGAHFFYGGPGRNVKCP from the exons ATGATGAGAATGACCGGTTTCATAGTAGCTATGATGATAGCAGCGGCGATATTCACTACTTGCGTTGATGGAAACAAGTTCTTTTATCACCGGGAAATTAAAGTACTTCGACATTTGAAACGGTTCAACAAGCCTGCTCTTAAATCCATTAAG AGTGAAGATGGAGATGTAATAGATTGTGTTCCTATCACTAATCAACCAGCTTTTGATCATCATTTACTTAAAAACCATACCATCCAG ATGAGACCGAGTTTCTACCCGGTAAGTGATTCTACGTACACCAAGAGGGAGGCAAAGGCTGTAACTCAGGTTTGGCACAAGGCTGGAGAGTGTCCCAAAAACACTGTTCCAatcagaagaacaaagaaagaagatctCTTGAGACCAAAATCCATCAGGAGTTTTGGGAGAAAGTCTCATCAAAGCATTCCAAGAACTACAACCTTTGATCCAACATTAGGTCATCAG TACGCGCTAATGGGTGTGAGAAATGGAAAATTTTATGGGACAGAAGTTGCAATAAATCTGTGGAAACCATATGTCCAAATTCCTAAAGAGTTTAGCTTGGCTCAGACTTGGGTTGTGTCCGGAAATGGCTCTAGTCTAAACACCATTGAAGCTGGTTGGCAG GTTTATCCAGAACtatatgatgataataatcctagattctttgtttattggaCG CGTGATGGGTACCGAAAAACGGGATGCTACAACCTTCTCTGCTCAGGTTTTGTTCAAACGAGTAATCGATACACCGTAGGTGGATCAATCACCACCATGTCACGCTACCGTGGAACTCAATATGATCTCTCCGTACTTATATGGAAG GACCAAAAAACAGGAAACTGGTGGCTTAGAGTCAATGAAAAAGACGTTATTGGGTACTGGCCAGGCTCGTTGTTCAATTCTCTAGGAAGAGAAGCTACGAGAGTTGAATGGGGAGGTGAAATCATTAACTCAAAGACCGGTGGGAGACACACTACCACAGATATGGGAAGTGGGCATTTTGCAGATGAAGGTTTTAAGAAAGCAAGCTATTTCAGGAATCTTAAGATAGTTGATGGAACCAATACTCTTAGAGAACCACAAGGACTTTACTTCTTTGCTGATAAACATAACTGTTACAATGTTAAGACAGGAAATGGTGGAACTTCTTGGGGGGCTCATTTCTTCTATGGTGGTCCTGGTCGAAACGTTAAATGTCCTTGA